Part of the Porites lutea chromosome 14, jaPorLute2.1, whole genome shotgun sequence genome, TTAATATAACCGATTGTATTGCCCTCGGCCAGTTGAGATTCTTAAATTTTATGTTCAGTTCGATTATTTGTTTCCCTCCTCATTTGTGGGCCACAATGTAAACTAATGGGTTACCAGTAATTATGTTACCACTATGAAtaaagtcattttttaaaacataaaacgTCTCAGAATTTTGACTATACATGGTGAAATGAGGGCGTACTCATCTCGAGAGTTACTTTTGCGAGGTCAATCTGTTACCATGCAGTATTTTGCACTTAAATGAAATTTcgaacatttatttatttatttatttatttatttatttctatgtGGAAATAAAAGGGTCAACAAATAACACTAATATGAACTAAAATTATGGTCTTTATTACCTGTTCCCAATCACTTGCAAGAGTCGTGGACTCAATCGGCCGAGGAAACAAGAACGTCGGTCTCGCTATGAGGACAACGCCGGTAAAACAGAGTAAAGTCGCCACTGCATCGAACCATCCCCATGCTTCACCAAGAAGAAAATGTGCCAGAACTCCCGTGAATATAGGAGCGGAAAACACGATAACAGTCGCATCTGCGAGGGCCATATGCTGGAAAGCGTAGAACTGGCAGCAAAGAGCTAGGGTTCCGGCGATTCCACGAACGCACAAAAATGGAAGATGCTTCGTGTTGCCAACAATTGGAATCTTGTTGTAGATTAACGGTGGAAGGACAAAGATAACTTGAACCATATTGCGGAAGAAAACGACTTCCTGGGGAGGAATTTCTCGAAGCAGTTTGACAAGGAGGGaggaaaacgcaaaaaagatGCACGATGACATGGCACAAATTATACCAAGAGTTCTCTTAAGCGGTGACTCATCTTGAACTTCCAAGTCATCTGTGTTTTCTCTCTCCGTAGTTTTTCTCGTCTCTTCTGGCGTTTTAAACAACTGCTTTCTTAACATGATTTTAAGGAATCTCTTTTTGCAAGTAAATATGTACAGAAAATTTTCTATCAGCCGTAAAGGCAGGCTCCAACACCTAATAAACGGTGAAAAACGGCAAACATTTTTGGAACGCAAATTATATTTTAGCTTTGTGATCAACCTTATGGTGAATTCCCAAGAAATAATcgaaaatcctttttttttcttttattgagGATTGATAGTCTTTTCGATTCCTTTGTTCCTTCTCAGTACCGGAATTAAATGATGTGACTTTTCAAAAGATCATTTTGGTACCTTGTGAATATCGGCCAATTGGAACATTTTATATAATGCAGTAGACAGCTGCTGCAAAGGAAGCAAATCTCACACAAGTAATATATAATGTAAGTTTTGTTCTTGTTACGAAAGCCCTAGTCAGTCAAGTACaggtttgtttcttttaaagcTTTACGACTTTTTCCCTATCATTTCaagaaaataccaaaatttAAATAGGCTTTTTACGGTTTTAAAGTTTCAGTTTTGgtttttaatttcagatttcGCGATATTttggggtaggaaaatttgtcaatttttttgacGGTGGCTTGATCTAAGTAGGGATAAACAATCTGacatgtcggctgttttctcaggttaatAAAATACCCAGCCAGCTTCACGGCATGGTAATCGACTGACTGACTATAcacttgtaattttaattctgGCTTTAATTTTTTAGTCGATGGTTTGACCAGATACCCTATTCCTTCGAATAAGCGCTCACGATCTAACAAGCGCCCATCCCCACcccctaaaaaataaaacaagcgcTCCTTTTGAATGAGCGCCTCCTCCCGTCCCTCTCACTTTCTTAAATAATAGGGAGAGGGAGGTTTCGTTCTGCCAACGAAAACGTGAGACAAATTTTATGCCTTCgatatataaacaagaatcaaaGATCAGGGCGAAAGCTTATGAACTGGTCCTGTGTTTTTAGTCCCTCGCTAGTTATATtcctagcctgtacacagacgttgttttatttttctttccgttcttttcaaaaacatcggcgagctcgcgagcgaagcgagcgcggAGCGcgggaaagaaaaatatagaacGTCTACTTTTTTCTTCCCCCACCACTACCtccttgcgctggcggtcaataaatcccttaaaaagaaaatagagggtctgtgaacagactATTATATCCTGATCTGCCTCGGAATCCAGGtagacgaaatacgagctcccctaaaagtGCCTTAGTTGGAGGCTGCCATGACCTACACAGAATAATCACAGTTTTGTTTAAAACTAACCCGTGAACGTTCCAGTCCGTCATCCTTTGACagtgaaacagaaaaaaaaaacagatatacacattttcataagaaaaaaatcctttgtTGTAACTCAATAACCAATAAAAGAGAGCCGCTTTTGACATACAGAGCGAGCTGAAACAATCGCGATGtagtttgaaagaacgcgaatttaCTTAATAGAAGATTGACGTTTTCGCGGCAGTCGctgtcgtggtatcttaaaacTCTCAAGTGGTATAGACTATTGACCTCTGACAACTCAGGTGAACGTTCTTTTAGTTTTTACCCAAAACATTAACTAAAGATCGGAACTAAGATAAAATGTCGAGTACGGAATTTAGCATAGCGCTTGACATTGTAAACAATTCGGAGCTGGACAAGCCAATTGGAGCACGTGAAGAACGACGTAGACCATCTcatactagcctgcgtagcatggcggttttggttgggcgcgctggCTAATCTCATCCTATTTCGCGTGCAGCTATCTTGTCTGCAATGCGTGACGGGCATACAAACGTGCTAGTACTAGTCAAGAACGATTTCCCAGGAACCAATCCGGCAGACAAAAGTTTCCCGCCCTTGCTTATCCACTTGCCTTATTTATCTCGCGGCCCGAGGTGGGTGTACTATTCGCAGCATACGCGTTTTGCGTTACATTGGCCcgtagaatttttttttattatagacCATTAATAGATCCGAGGACGAGATTTGGCTTACggtttttcgcgtattctcaaaaaatagacatcATGGAAAGGCTTTATTGTACCTCTTTTTTACAAGAAACTTTAGCacattttcgtctttattgaagGAGTTAGGCccaatgataaaacttctaaaatCTGATAACTGTTCCCGGCACTAGGATTATTCAAGCCAAAAAAGAATGATAAcggctatcacattttcccgccaaaatgccTCTGGTTCACGGGCGCGCACTACTTTAAATATAgtcactacttagtattgagaaaatctcaaTCTGTTCGAAGTCGTCTCAGTTCTGTGGCAATGTTTACACTATACCGATAGCTGTTCGCGGTTCCACGAAAAGCTATTCAGTATAATATGAACAGCAACGGTCCAGGGTGGCAACAAGTctttcacacacatcgaacatcgtgtTAGTGTTGTTGGTCGAATGGGTTTGGTGCACTTAATTTCAGTCCTCagtcctgaatatttacttccgtctcattGGGTTCCAGTTCTCGCTCCTATTTATTTCCGCGACAGACCCGATAGGTGGTCATGCTACATTTAAGTATGGCTAAAAACCTATCCGATTTGTGAAGGTCCGTTTTCGAGATCGGCGCAGCGTAGCTTCCCttcgtcacagaaatcgcgccgaaatcaccgtggTAGTGTGTGAACAGAGGCCCTATTCGGTATGATTTTCTAGGCCGAGAAAAAAGCAACTCGGTATAATTTGACTATAGCCGTAGAATCTGAGggtctctattttttttaagctaaaagaCAATTAAACATAACAGCGGGCAACTGTTAGTCTTACGCTGTTATCACACTGCACCGGATCGGTTTATCGTGTTGACATGAAAATGCCGCCCCGGCCTGCTCTTAACACCTGCTTACACTACCACGAAGAATGGCACAAAGATCTATCCGATATATCACGATCAACCTTCGGCAAGATCGCGCGACCCGGTTTCACTCTGTCATTATAGAAACCGCTCcaaaatcatcgtttttatgtGTGAAAAACCAgtgtttgtcagtggaacttggattctggattccaatcgttcgtgggattccggattccttgaggtGTATTCCCGATTCCAAAGCacaggattccagatttcacaggcaaaaatttcctggattcagAAATCAGGGTTCTCTTTCAGAGGGTCAAAAACACATTACCATATACAgaggaaagaaggaaaaacaaaataatagataTACACCTCGGTAATCTATCTACGAAGAGAAGATTAAATACTTTCCAACATTCAACTAAATCGATTTTTAACATGCGTTGCAGAGCCGGCCAGCTGTTTGCTATGcacagttttcatttttaataatCTAAAGAGAGGGCTTGTTTTATTCACAAACAGTTAATATTACGGCAACTGTCATAAAAGGGACCTTCAGCATGAAAACATTTTTCGTCTCTAAATGCGCAAGGGCAGTCATAAACCGAAATAAAATTCGCTAATTGCTTCAGTATATTTTCTCAAAACTTCCGTTAATATGCTAGAAAGTTTAAATGCTAAACTTCCCTAAAACTTGTCAAACAAACCTTTTATTAAAACGTTCTGTTTAATTGTCGACTGAATTTGAACAAGACATTTGTGAGTTCACAAAACTTGCCAGTTGTTTTCATTTAAGCATTTATTAACGTTTGGTCTTTCGTTTGGTCTTTGTCTTTCGCGAAGATCAAGTGTTTGATCTCGATATTCATGCACATAGGCGTACGAgccgggggggcggggggggcggCAGCCCCCCCAGTCTCGAAAATATTCGGGCAAAACGCCAAAAATTCGGGCAATAAAGAAACGATAAACGAtggaattgaaaaataaaattaagaagaaataaaaaacaagaacacttgaaagtaaaaaaatactacTTGTGATATGAAAGTCGTTGTTTTGGAGTAAGTCTTTGCCGTGGATCTTGAAACATTTGATGCTCTGCTGCTGTTCTGTTGATCGCTGGCACTTGCTGCAGTTCGCGCCAAACTTTCGCGCCACTTTGAAAGCGGCGCCATAGATGAAAGAAAGTTTCAGTTCGAAGTTTCTTCGAGGTCTGTATCATCGAGTTTTTggaataaaagggggtggtaggcctacacgacttttacctcatgccaaaatgctgcttattccaatgaagttgtttttatctgctgggtagattatgctctggaaggttctgcattttactgagcaaatgtggttttagccgcatgtttcacactgagaggtcatgacatatatatcgattgactgtagttattgttttctggtcggcaggatttgccctgtGATGCAAGCGCAtattctttgacctcttttgaagcgtaaagcttttttttattacggctgaataagggttccaattttctccaaagtgccttctggatctgatctaagcgattttctttagtccgtgagtgtaatgtttttctgcaatgctgtatcacgctgggcccagctcgtcagttttctttgcagacgCTTAGCGGACTTCGGAGACTGAAGACATATCTTCGCAGCACGATGGGGCAGAGTAGACTGAATAGCCTCGCTATCATTAGTATTGAGCGCGCCTATGGCAATAGGGTCATAGTAGATAGTATTGACAAAATAATTGACACTTTTGGACAACGCCATGGAAGGAGAAGCTACTTTTTTTAATAAGGTTTTGCTAGTTTAGTTACTAGATCGAGTTGCTTGTTTAGTTACTCGATCGTTACTACATCGAGTAAACCTACATAGAGTATGTGAGGTTCTAAAAACTGTGTTTCGATTACGTACAATTTTATGCCTTTCAACGATTGTAAACGCATGTTTTTTCGTACATTTTGAGGGAGTAAATAACTGATTTCGACAATCAAGCAATGGGGCACTGCGTAATTTTTTCGGGCAAACAGGGCGCCGCCCCCCCAAGTCGCATcgtgcccgtacgcctatgttcATGCAACAGTTAAGAGATATTCTCttttagtaaaaaaagaaaccaaaataatttaaaagaacTCCTCTTAACAGGGAATACAACCGTTTAGTAATAgatgacactacagctgcccccgctctgtatttTGTCGGTCATATTGTAGCCTTAGTCTTTGTGTAAGCTCTTTGAAATACACCGATTCATATTGAACGTTTTCACACATAAAACATATAAAATAGGTGAAATAAAAGCAGGGAACGCAAGATTCCAAGCACTGAGTCAGGTTGATCATTACTTAGCGTTgatcaaaacaaatataaacaCACTCAGCTCGACGTTTCGAGAATTTTTTTCACACGCATTCTAGTCTAGTTTCAGGACAGAATTTCGGGAAATTTTTGTAATCGTCTACCCTACGAGCAGAGTCTACATTTTCGCGGTGTGAACTGCGGAGCGACAAGTACTGCTACACACTAActttaactgtaaaaaaaattgatgtagccactgctcgcagggtatagTAATCATCCATCGATTCCTCGTTGCCCCTGTTTAAGCAAATCGAGGTTTTTTCTGGTATACTAACTGCATGTtgtaactgtaagtactttcctatATATACGCGCGCGCTACTAGGATACGTACTTGTAATATCAGGGCAGATCCTTGAATTGCCTGATATTCTTGTCATTTCAAATTTAATAAAAGGCACCCAACAATTGCATGCGTTACGCCgataaacttttttttgaaGGAGAGAACTCACTAAGcgttttaaagtaaaaaacgGCTTTATTCCAAAAGATCCGTATTaaacagtgaaacaaaaatTGGCAGCTAAGATAAAGTTTCAATCGCAATGATATTCGGCtcttaaatattatttaaaatatgcCAAACTAAAAATATCCACTAAATTGAAGTTAGGTAAAATGttactttgaaattaattgaGTCTGCTCATATTATAATGCTGCTCAAACTCCAACTAAACAAGACGCATAATCCAAGTACAATGACAAAAACTAAaacatgataattttttttataatatattttaattctcaGTTTTTTCGGGAGATATTTAACAAGAAAGCTTCAAAACGCACGGCCGTTTTGGCAGATGTTAAGAAATTTAATGCAAATAGTGGGTAGCTGCATTAAAGGCAATTAGagttgataaataaaactgacaatGAAGGGAAGTAAAAAATAACGAGCAGGTTTTAATTTTGCTGGCTGTTGTTGTTAACTTGGAAAATTAATTAACACGACAACTGATATCAGAACGTGTCAAACTGAACTCAGTGGGCTCGTGACATCTCAGATTTAAATTAAGACGAAAGTCGAGAAGGGTAGCATTCTGGCAAATTCATCCGGCATGGCTGGTTGTTGCTTTTCCGTTCAAGCACTCTTCTTGACCTGCCTCTTCTGGGGATCTTGGCTAAGCTGCATTGCTAGTGCAAATCAAGGTATGACTAAAGCCAACTGTTAATATATGCACACACCTTATACATTCACCTTCATTCTTGTTTTGCTACTAAGTGTAATATTTTATAACCTTCGCTGCCTCCCATTcgaaaaaaagttgaaactcAACATGGGAGAGGACTACACCTGACTCTGTGCTAAGCAAAATGAACGATTCAGGTCCCATGATTTTTGGCTGAAGTTGTGGATACAGTATACTACTACTTACAATGTCATGCGGTACCCTAAAAGCAAAAACTATAAGCTAGAGAAAAAGCCAAAGCGGGCTAGATTACGATGTAACAGGAACAAAATTCTTGAAGACGGTTTTGACGGCACTGGACAAGTctttttgaaatgacttttatgtttttatttaaaagtcATTATCGTTTAGTTCAAAATGTTTTACCACATACCCCTAAATTTGTTACAACCATAAGGAAAGAAAATGGTTGAgaacttaaaataaaacaactacaacaaataTCAGAAAAGTTCATAACTCAAGCTAAGGGTTAATGAGAGAAAAACACAGACCGGCCGTAGCTATGACAGGAAAAGTTTTGTTAGTACTTTTATGAATCATACTTCAAGTTATTCATGCAAACCTTTCTCTTTTGAGGACAAACAATGACTCAACTGAACCTTTCCCACGTAGCAGAAGAAAAAACCCTAAAATTCTTACTTGGAATCAGTATCAGACATTAATCTTTTGGGTCCAGACTGCACTGAGGCTAACCTTAAACCTTAATTAACAGATTAccaaactttgaagaaaatctATATCTAGTGCAATTTTAGACGCGTATTTTTATGCATGATATTCAActaggaaagagaaaaaagtgaaaatgcaGCTGCGTTGTTGAGCTTACGACACAAACGATCATGTACGGCAACATAGTTTAGCCTACAATTTTTGTGCCCACCCAAGGGAGATGGGGGATGTGTTTCTAGAACCACAACAGttggaaattaaaaactgttttcaaaaaaaaaaccttgaaattcTGTGTCGAATTTTAGAAGGGATAGGATGATCGAGATGGTTTAAGGGCTTTATAGGTTCTTTCTCTTATACTGAACTTTAAATCGATAATTAAACGAGTGTGCAACTACATCAATTTGACGTTGCCGTGGAGTCGACAAAGCTTGCCCTTTGAAATGCAACAATTTACTCACTGCATAAAAGCTTATAAACTAAAAGAAGGCTGAAATTAAGCGACAACAGTTTGACGGTTGTCATGACGTATTTTGTTTAAATTCGTAGTTAGTGATCCTTCAAGAAAGTTATTAATTAgttatttcgttttgttatTTACTTCGGTCGGTGGGAAAGCTCCTGTAGGTTTTCTAACTGCTTCGACATGGCAGACTATTATTTCTggcgaaatttttaggggaaaatCCCTTTTGTCATTCAAAAACTCGCTTGGGTAGGCAAAAGTctgaaagtagaaaaaaaaataactaaaagcTTCCAACATACCTCACATCAGTTCTCTCTCCGGCGATCGATAGCTTCTGATCATTTCACAGATAATCCATTTTAGTtccaaagtttttaaatttcattgtgGAATATTTAGCTGCTTAACATTCATGGTAAcctgttcttgttgttgttgttggtggtggtgttATGTTTTTGTCTAGCAAGCAATCTGCAAAGGATCGGTTATTCATTTATAAACGGTCACGGTAGAGGAGCGTGGGAGAACGAAAGATTGCATTGATGTTTTATAACGTGTTCTCTGAATTAACGTGGGTGAAATTAGTAGtggaatattaaaaaaaggctAAGTGGTTGAGACGCTCTGCGTTTAGCTAATCTTACAAGTGTGGTGGGTGAGGGCGACCTTGAAAGCTGCTGGCAGACCCGGAAAGACCTATTTCTTGCTGCGGTGAAAGACAATATTCCAACCAAGCGATTGAGAGGTCGAAACCCTGGGCCCTGGCTCACAGGTGCCGTTATCAATCTtatcaagaaaaaggaaaccgtACGCTGCAAACTAAAATTGCACCCGTCGGAGCCACtaaaagtcaaatttcaaaCTCTGCGTTCACAAGTAAAGCGCGCGATCAGAGAAAGCAGGGACGAGTTCTTTGAGTCTGCTAACATCGAGTTCAAGATCAATCCCAAACGTCCCTGGTCAGTATTAAAAACTTGCTCAAAGTCGTGCAACATACCACAAAGTGTCTCCATGGCAACTGGTAACCTACGTGCAACCGCTGACACCCCAGAAGAAATCGCAGACATTTTTAATAACTATTTCACTTCAGTGTTCTCTGTTCCTCAAGAGGACAAAGTAGATAACGGCGCAGGGAAATTCCCTGCCGCAGAACCCCCCTTTAGCGATATTGTGTTGCACGTCGGCGAAGTTGAGGCTGTCCTAAAATCACTAGACTCAAACAAAGCCACTGGTCCAGATGAGATCCCGGCTAGAATCCTAAAGGAAACCGCCACTACTATTGCTCCATCACTATGCAAGCTGTTCAACAGGTCTCTGGGGGAAGGCTACATACCGTCTGAGTGGAAATTGGCCAATGTAGTGCCTGTCTATAAGAAGGATGAAAAAGATCATGTTGAAAACTATAGGCCTATCTCCCTACTTTGCATTATTTCTAAAGTCCTCGAACGTTGTGTCTTGAATCGCATCAATGATCGATTAGAAGATCTGATTGCGGACTGTCAGCACGGGTTTCGGATCAGT contains:
- the LOC140923984 gene encoding solute carrier family 35 member G1-like codes for the protein MLRKQLFKTPEETRKTTERENTDDLEVQDESPLKRTLGIICAMSSCIFFAFSSLLVKLLREIPPQEVVFFRNMVQVIFVLPPLIYNKIPIVGNTKHLPFLCVRGIAGTLALCCQFYAFQHMALADATVIVFSAPIFTGVLAHFLLGEAWGWFDAVATLLCFTGVVLIARPTFLFPRPIESTTLASDWEQITASLVALCGAILTSIALIAIRKLKGVNFLVPVFFVGLSSVVLTMGAILASGSFQSVICGHSHEWFLLALGFCGLGGQALLTRSVQLERAGVVALVRTLDIALAFILQLLFLDYTANVYSIVGAALVLGCNIMVILNRAGLTSNKATKNQGGLPEELKSLIGTVKGQLYGRNN